From the genome of Medicago truncatula cultivar Jemalong A17 chromosome 2, MtrunA17r5.0-ANR, whole genome shotgun sequence:
CACCTTGAGTTAAGCTCAAAGCAACAACTGGAAACTTTGGTTTTGTTGACTTCACATTGAAAGCTATCCTATTCCTGCACAtttccaaacaaaccctaaGTTGACGCAACGTTGGTGTTACCGTGTGACTACACACTCAAATTGTGGAATTAACCATTTGCAAATGCAAAGTAAGACTATTTACAAAAAATCAGAGATGAAGTCACACAGTAAGTGAAGTTCCATTTAGTATTGCAGTATAACACTGCAAAAAAAAGTGCTTTAAGATTCAATATCCCTAAACTAAGCGACACAATGCAATACCAAGACACCAAAGTTAAATGCATAGAGCAAATCACAAATTTATTATTCCTATAAACAAAATGTAGACTTGTATTGTATCAATTTTGAAGTAGAATGCAAATAGTAGTGTACTTATATAGTAATTCTTCTAATTCTATTTGTCAAAAGTACTCAACAAACGTGAATCTGCAACACATCAGAAGCATCACAAAGACGTTAAATTGCACATTTGATGCTGTAAGAAATGTCAATAATAGATAGTTAAATATCTACACATGTTACTCACTAGTACTTATAGTATCTCTTCTAAAAACCTCATCACAAAGACGTAAATTCGCGTGTTTTCTACGGTGAGAAACACTAATAATAGATAGCTATTCATCACAAATGTCACTCATCAGTCACTCCACCAaaccaaaaacaacttattattgTCCAACTCAAGATTTGTTCCATTACTAATAAGTAGCAAACAACATAGAATTCATGAAGTTGCATTCAAAGGgaatcatttatttaaaaacataacacatTTACCCTAAAATGCAAAAgtacacaaaacaaaacaaaacacagaAATCTACTAACTTGTTAACCAAATTGATACACATAATCCCTCAAAAATCATCAtcacaataacaacaacaatacataGAAATCTGATTATTCAACAACTCATTAAAAAGagggttttttctttcttcattgaatatgaacaaaaaaaaaaatcattttttgttgTGACGAGCTACCTCAGCATCATTGGGAAAGAAACCCATGATTCTCCCAGCAGAATTCTGATAAGCATACATGAATCCACCCATAACACCAATCAATCCACCAGTCACCATTGAAGGTCCTCTAATTCCAGGCTTAATCCCTAAAACACAAAAAACCccaatttcaaaatttacaatttttttaatttaaaattcatattaattcaATTGAAGAAAGATGGTTACCGGAAAGATAACCGACGGTGACGGAAATGCCGGCGATGGTGGTGAAACGGAGGTAGTCGAGAGTGTTGAAGTTTCCGACGACGGTGGTGAATGGTGGGTTGCGATCAATGACTGGGTAATCTGGTTTTGTTGATGCAGTTATGTCTGTGTTCATCTTTTCGATTTTCTCTGTGGATCGATTCTgctagaagaagaagaagaatcagtGTGTTTGTTTGTGCTGTGTTTTGTTTCACTTTCTCTTTCTGATTCATTTGTGTTGTCTTTGGGCTTGGGCTTCATAGTTAAATATGCTTGAGCAATGGAAATGTTTTTGTGATACTATTTACACACTTATTCTttgctaatatttttttttttttgtggtggccaggGTTTGaacccggaccttgcatatattattcattgtccataccaacttaTCTAAGCTCACAAGAACATTCTTTGCTAATATTTTTAGAGAatatattaatttgaaaatttataaatagatGATCAAAGGTCTTTGTTGACTATTGTATCATCTCTATAAAAACAACGTAATGGTTTTGGAGATGGTATCAATGGTCACTATTGATCATGCTATCATAACCTCTTCTGGAGAAAAggtaaga
Proteins encoded in this window:
- the LOC11416650 gene encoding uncharacterized protein — its product is MNTDITASTKPDYPVIDRNPPFTTVVGNFNTLDYLRFTTIAGISVTVGYLSGIKPGIRGPSMVTGGLIGVMGGFMYAYQNSAGRIMGFFPNDAEVARHNKK